A stretch of the Aegilops tauschii subsp. strangulata cultivar AL8/78 chromosome 4, Aet v6.0, whole genome shotgun sequence genome encodes the following:
- the LOC109741677 gene encoding NADPH-dependent aldehyde reductase-like protein, chloroplastic, with protein MPHGGGGRIVALTTSVVGSLRTGYSAYTASKAAVEGMVRTMAKELKGTWITANCMAPGPTATDMFFAGKSDETVRETAETNPMERLGEVGDIAPVVGFLCTDAAEWINGQVIRVNGGYV; from the coding sequence ATGCCCCACGGTGGAGGCGGCCGGATCGTGGCTCTGACGACGTCCGTGGTTGGGTCGCTCCGGACGGGGTACTCTGCTTACACGGCGTCCAAGGCGGCCGTGGAGGGCATGGTGCGGACGATGGCCAAGGAGCTCAAGGGCACGTGGATCACGGCCAACTGCATGGCGCCGGGGCCAACGGCCACGGACATGTTCTTCGCCGGGAAGAGCGACGAGACCGTGAGGGAGACCGCGGAGACCAACCCGATGGAGCGGCTCGGGGAGGTCGGCGACATCGCGCCGGTGGTCGGGTTCCTCTGCACCGACGCCGCTGAGTGGATCAACGGGCAGGTCATTCGGGTCAACGGCGGGTACGTGTGA